A window of Citrus sinensis cultivar Valencia sweet orange chromosome 7, DVS_A1.0, whole genome shotgun sequence contains these coding sequences:
- the LOC102610100 gene encoding tyrosine decarboxylase 1-like: protein MGSFGLSANNITHGTSFSADLEPKSFSDESKAVIDFIADYYKNIEKYPVQSKVEPGYLSARLTDTAPHSPESLEDILKDVTDCILPGLTHWQSPNFFGYFQANASTAGFLGEMLCSGFNVVGFNWLASPVATELESIVMDWMGKMLKLPSSFLFSGTGGGVLHGSTCESLVCTLAAARDKALEKLGGGFDNITKLVVYASDQTHFALQKSAKLIGIPPANFRPLRTSFSTEFSLSPDTVRAAIEDDIKSGYVPLYLCATVGTTGAGAVDPIEELGKISNEYKLWLHIDAAYAGSACICPEYRHYFNGVELADSISLNPHKWFLTNMDCGCLWVKHPRFLVDSLSTKSDIMRNRSPASNTSTNAAPVIDYKDWQIALSRRFKALKLWTVIRKHGYSGLMYHIRSDVSMAKRFEAMVARDERFEIVVPRKFALVCFRLKPKRESEGSELNRKLVDALNGSGRAFLTQAMLGGVYVIRCSIGTTLTQDRHVDDLWKLIQEKADRLLSLQEPEHASR, encoded by the coding sequence ATGGGAAGTTTCGGTCTCTCAGCAAATAATATTACACACGGCACCAGCTTCTCAGCAGATTTAGAGCCAAAGAGCTTCTCTGACGAATCGAAAGCTGTTATCGATTTCATTGCTGATTATTACAAAAACATCGAGAAATACCCTGTTCAAAGCAAAGTAGAGCCTGGTTATTTGTCAGCTCGGTTGACTGACACAGCCCCTCATTCCCCAGAGTCATTGGAGGATATTCTAAAAGATGTCACCGACTGCATCTTACCTGGCCTCACTCACTGGCAAAGCCCCAATTTCTTTGGTTATTTCCAAGCAAATGCAAGCACTGCTGGCTTTCTTGGTGAGATGCTTTGTTCGGGGTTCAACGTGGTTGGCTTTAACTGGCTCGCTTCTCCGGTAGCAACTGAACTCGAATCCATTGTGATGGATTGGATGGGGAAAATGCTCAAGCttccttcttcatttttgttttccgGAACAGGTGGTGGTGTCTTGCACGGAAGCACTTGTGAATCCCTCGTTTGCACTCTGGCAGCTGCAAGAGACAAAGCATTGGAAAAACTTGGAGGAGGCTTTGACAACATTACTAAGTTGGTTGTTTATGCCTCCGATCAAACACATTTCGCTCTTCAGAAATCTGCCAAATTAATTGGTATCCCTCCAGCAAATTTTCGGCCTCTCCGCACATCATTTTCAACTGAGTTTTCGCTGTCACCAGATACGGTTCGTGCTGCTATCGAAGACGATATCAAATCTGGCTATGTTCCACTTTACTTATGTGCTACTGTTGGGACAACCGGTGCAGGAGCGGTGGATCCCATTGAGGAGCTCGGAAAAATTTCAAACGAATATAAACTGTGGCTCCATATCGATGCTGCTTACGCTGGTAGCGCTTGCATTTGCCCTGAATACAGGCATTACTTTAATGGAGTTGAGCTTGCTGATTCAATCAGCTTGAATCCGCATAAATGGTTCCTCACTAACATGGACTGCGGTTGTTTGTGGGTCAAGCATCCTCGTTTCCTAGTGGATTCATTATCCACTAAATCAGATATTATGAGAAACCGATCACCAGCTAGCAATACTAGTACTAACGCTGCGCCTGTTATTGACTATAAAGATTGGCAAATCGCTCTTAGCAGGAGATTCAAAGCTTTGAAGCTATGGACTGTGATTCGCAAACATGGCTACTCTGGCCTTATGTATCACATTCGCAGCGATGTGAGCATGGCTAAGAGATTTGAGGCAATGGTCGCCAGAGACGAGAGGTTTGAGATAGTAGTGCCTAGAAAATTTGCACTGGTTTGCTTCAGGCTGAAACCGAAGCGAGAATCCGAGGGCTCAGAATTGAACCGTAAGCTGGTTGATGCTTTGAACGGAAGTGGAAGGGCTTTCTTGACACAAGCAATGTTGGGTGGTGTTTATGTTATACGCTGCTCCATCGGAACCACGCTCACTCAAGACCGTCATGTCGATGATTTATGGAAGCTCATTCAGGAAAAGGCTGATCGGCTGTTGTCATTGCAGGAGCCGGAGCATGCAAGCCGCTAA
- the LOC127898905 gene encoding protein FAR-RED IMPAIRED RESPONSE 1-like: protein MNLQIDLNTNLDECGNVIDGNVVNENTVDDKDGKNLEPYTGLEFDTQDDAYSFYLRYAKCTGFGISKKSSRRSKLSGEFIDAKFACTRYGIKRESTAINQRPCLKVDCKALLHVKRNSCGKWYVQNFIKEHNHELYPSHAHYFPCHRSIAFSNTHSINMLHAVGVGTNKIFAAMARKNGGYENIGYTEKDIRNHLDKERRLALELGDARAMLNHFTQMQEENPNFFYAMDLDEEQRLKNVFWVDATSREDYKIFGDVVSFDTTYITNKYKMPFAPFIGVNNHFQSILLGCALLADETTSTFVWLMQTWLRAMGGKQILDPQISSTKGAPKRMKKGIEKCKKRILNTNSRKEHSAIRDENVIDLCDTQDCLQELVGIYSNNKISGHFKIIKKLSRQRQGFVL from the exons ATGAATTTACAGATtgatttaaatacaaatttggATGAGTGCGGCAATGTGATTGATGGAAATGTGGTGAATGAAAACACGGTGGATGATAAAGATGGCAAGAATTTAGAGCCTTATACTGGGTTGGAGTTTGATACACAAGATGATGCATATTCTTTCTATCTAAGGTATGCTAAGTGTACGGGGTTTGGTATCTCAAAGAAATCCAGCCGTCGATCAAAGTTATCGGGAGAATTTATTGATGCAAAGTTTGCATGTACAAGGTATGGAATAAAACGGGAATCTACTGCTATCAATCAACGACCATGTTTGAAAGTAGATTGCAAAGCTTTGTTGCATGTCAAAAGAAACTCTTGTGGCAAGTGGTAtgttcaaaatttcataaaagagCATAACCATGAACTTTATCCTAGTCATGCACATTATTTTCCATGCCATAGAAGTATTGCATTTTCCAATACACATAGCATTAATATGTTGCATGCAGTTGGTGTTGgtacaaataagatttttgCTGCAATGGCCAGAAAAAATGGTGGATATGAAAATATTGGGTACACAGAGAAAGATATTAGAAACCATTTGGATAAAGAACGTCGACTAGCATTAGAATTAGGTGATGCTAGAGCAATGCTTAACCACTTTACGCAAATGCAGGAAGAGAATCCTAATTTCTTTTATGCAATGGACTTAGATGAAGAACAGAggttaaaaaatgttttttggGTGGATGCAACTAGCAGAGAGGATTATAAGATTTTTGGAGATGTTGTTTCCTTTGATACTACATACAttacaaacaaatataaaatgccGTTTGCTCCTTTTATTGGtgtaaataatcattttcagTCTATATTACTTGGATGTGCATTGCTTGCGGATGAGACTACGTCGACATTTGTTTGGTTAATGCAAACATGGCTGAGGGCTATGGGTGGAAAGCA AATACTTGATCCACAAATATCAAGTACGAAAGGAGCTCCTAAAAGAATGAAGAAAGGAATTGAGAAATGTAAGAAAAGAATACTCAACACCAATTCGAGAAag GAACATTCAGCCATAAGGGATGAGAATGTTATTGATCTTTGTGATACACAAGATTGCTTGCAAGAACTA GTTGGAATATATTCAAACAATAAGATCTCTGgacactttaaaattataaagaagcTTTCAAGGCAAAGGCAAGGTTTTGTTCTCTAA
- the LOC127898906 gene encoding uncharacterized protein LOC127898906: MSVSVEALAMAGADYHESGIDVEEWEREDIELEPPPHLLANEEEKEEYLSVASHFSEDNDTVGAVENSSCEESKTDLEAKLACHLSYYNLQPADMEDESDLLRWQNSYDEEYQHMSMEKLNLLEA; this comes from the coding sequence ATGTCAGTTTCAGTGGAAGCTCTAGCAATGGCAGGAGCTGATTATCATGAATCGGGCATAGACGTAGAAGAGTGGGAGCGGGAGGATATTGAATTGGAGCCGCCGCCGCATTTGCTCgccaatgaagaagaaaaagaagaatatttgAGCGTGGCAAGCCATTTTTCTGAAGATAATGACACTGTTGGCGCTGTTGAAAACAGCAGCTGTGAGGAGTCAAAGACTGACCTTGAAGCCAAGCTGGCATGCCACCTAAGCTACTATAATCTACAGCCAGCTGATATGGAAGATGAGTCAGATTTATTGAGGTGGCAAAACAGTTATGATGAAGAATATCAACACATGAGCATGGAGAAGCTGAACCTTCTAGAAGCTTAA
- the LOC107175907 gene encoding uncharacterized protein LOC107175907, with protein MGHTAAECWHRFKKNFVPQPNRRREQRGAYVATAKGQSSGAWYLDSGATNHATNTLGNISINSEYQGKNKLAVGNGEKLLISHIGYSALPKYDPHKHIALTDILYVPDITKNLISISKLLHDNDIDVENKIPYAVLFSVFSKSESINNISCPVSMLSFNSSDEFIKISVESNVTDESSRIYISTSVKFNENSFPFENDSSFRKQESVKEGDEVALLEKFQVVSFSVNSPHSLTQVTTAHSNSLGTTGNTECSPSPVQNEMQQVNDTDTISGSPSTHNPPQITETNNQNLPTQKALPSHPMVTRSKAGIFKPKLYQVSSKTQHLLPKNTSDALKDPKWKKAIEDEYYALMKNKTLDLDTKQPKLQANWK; from the exons ATGGGGCACACAGCAGCTGAGTGTTGGCACAGATTCAAGAAAAACTTTGTGCCACAGCCCAACAGAAGAAGAGAGCAGAGGGGTGCATATGTTGCTACAGCTAAAGGTCAAAGTAGTGGAGCTTGGTATCTTGACAGTGGTGCCACCAATCATGCGACTAACACTCTTGGAAACATCAGCATTAACTCTGAATACCAAGGTAAAAATAAACTAGCTGTTGGTAATGGTGAAAAACTTTTGATCAGTCATATTGGTTACTCTGCTTTGCCCAAATATGATCCACACAAGCACATTGCCTTAACTGATATATTATATGTGCCTGACATAACCAAAAACCTCATTAGCATCTCTAAATTACTGCATGACAATGATATTGATGTTGA GAACAAAATTCCTTATGCTGTTTTGTTTTCAGTTTTCTCAAAGTCAGAGTCAATAAACAACATTAGTTGTCCAGTGTCCATGTTGTCTTTCAATTCGAGTGATGAGTTTATCAAAATCAGTGTTGAGTCAAATGTAACTGATGAGTCAA GTAGAATTTATATCTCAACTAGTgtcaaattcaatgaaaaCTCTTTTCCTTTCGAAAATGATTCTAGCTTTAGGAAACAAGAGTCAGTAAAGGAGGGCGATGAAGTTGCATTACTTGAGAAATTTCAAGTTGTGTCATTTTCTGTTAATAGTCCTCATAGCCTCACACAAGTGACAACAGCTCATAGCAACTCTCTAGGCACTACTGGAAACACAGAATGTAGCCCAAGTCCAGTTCAAAATGAAATGCAACAGGTAAATGATACTGACACAATATCAGGCAGTCCTTCAACTCACAATCCACCTCAAATCACAgaaacaaacaatcaaaaccTTCCTACACAAAAAGCTTTGCCTTCACACCCCATGGTAACAAGATCCAAAGCTGGTATTTTCAAACCAAAGTTGTACCAGGTTTCCAGCAAAACACAACATTTACTTCCTAAAAACACCTCAGATGCTTTAAAGGATCCCAAGTGGAAAAAGGCAATAGAGGATGAGTATTATGCATTgatgaagaataaaactttagacCTTGATACCAAACAACCAAAATTGCAAGCTAATTGGAAATAA
- the LOC102608832 gene encoding probable LRR receptor-like serine/threonine-protein kinase At5g10290 isoform X1: MMKSVKLVLVAIILDCLHYLALSDYQGDALFALRTSLRVPNNQLRDWNQNQVNPCTWSNVICDNSNNVASVTLSSMNFSGTLSPRIGVLRTLSTLTLKGNGITGEIPEELGNLSSLTSLDLENNRLVGKIPPSLGNLKKLQFLTLSQNNFSGTIPDSLTTLSSLISIQLDSNNLSGQIPVHLFQIPKYNFTGNNLNCGKTLPHSCESSSNDSGSSKKPKIGIIVGIVGGLIVLISGGLLFFLCKGRHKGYKREVFVDVAGEVDRRIAFGQLKRYSWRELQLATDNFSEKNVLGQGGFGKVYRGVLADGTKVAVKRLTDFESPGGDAAFQREVEMISVAVHRNLLRLIGFCTTPTERLLVYPFMQNLSVAYRLREIKPGEPVLDWVTRKRVALGAARGLEYLHEHCNPKIIHRDVKAANVLLDEDFEAVVGDFGLAKLVDVRKTNVTTQVRGTMGHIAPEYLSTGKSSERTDVFGYGIMLLELVTGQRAIDFSRLEEEDDVLLLDHVKKLEREKRLDAIVDRNLNKNYNIQEVETMIQVALLCTQASPEDRPAMSEVVRMLEGEGLAERWEEWQHVEVTRRQEYERLQRRFDWGEDSVYNQEAIELSGGR; the protein is encoded by the exons atgatgaagagcgtGAAATTGGTCCTTGTTGCTATAATATTGGATTGCTTGCATTATTTGGCGCTGTCTGATTATCAAG GAGATGCACTATTTGCATTGAGGACTTCATTGCGTGTTCCAAACAATCAGCTAAGAGATTGGAATCAGAACCAAGTTAATCCTTGCACTTGGTCAAATGTCATTTGTGATAATAGCAACAATGTTGCCTCTGT AACATTGTCTTCCATGAACTTTTCTGGAACCTTGTCCCCAAGAATAGGAGTTCTGAGGACTCTTTCAACACT CACATTAAAAGGAAATGGCATAACTGGTGAAATACCTGAAGAGCTTGGTAATCTTTCAAGCTTGACAAGCTTGGACTTGGAAAATAATCGCTTAGTTGGAAAAATACCACCTTCCCTTGGCAATCTTAAAAAGCTTCAGTTCTT GACTTTGAGTCAAAACAATTTTAGTGGGACCATCCCTGATTCACTCACAACTCTTTCAAGCTTGATCAGTAT TCAGCTGGATTCGAATAATCTCAGTGGTCAAATTCCAGTGCATTTGTTCCAAATTCCAAAATACAA TTTCACGGGAAACAACTTGAACTGTGGTAAAACTCTTCCACATTCTTGTGAATCTAGTAGCAATGATTCAG GGAGTTCAAAGAAGCCAAAGATTGGAATTATAGTTGGAATTGTTGGAGGACTTATAGTTCTTATTTCTGGAGGCTTACTATTTTTTCTGTGTAAGGGTAGACATAAAGGCTACAAGCGTGAAGTATTTGTAGATGTTGCAG GTGAAGTTGACCGAAGAATTGCATTTGGTCAACTGAAAAGATATTCATGGAGGGAATTACAGTTGGCTACAGACAATTTCAGCGAAAAAAATGTCCTTGGACAGGGAGGTTTTGGAAAAGTTTATAGAGGAGTCCTTGCTGATGGCACAAAAGTTGCTGTGAAGCGATTAACTGATTTTGAGAGTCCTGGGGGAGATGCTGCTTTCCAGCGTGAAGTTGAAATGATAAGTGTAGCTGTCCACAGAAATCTATTACGACTGATTGGATTTTGCACAACACCTACTGAACGTCTCTTGGTGTATCCATTTATGCAGAACTTGAGTGTAGCCTATCGCTTACGAG AAATTAAACCTGGAGAGCCTGTTTTGGACTGGGTTACAAGAAAACGAGTGGCATTAGGTGCAGCACGTGGCCTGGAATATCTTCATGAGCATTGCAATCCTAAGATCATACATCGGGATGTGAAGGCTGCAAATGTATTACTGGATGAAGATTTTGAAGCAGTTGTTGGTGACTTTGGATTGGCAAAATTGGTGGACGTGAGAAAGACTAATGTGACAACTCAAGTTCGTGGGACAATGGGCCACATAGCTCCTGAGTACTTGTCCACTGGGAAATCATCAGAAAGGACAGATGTTTTTGGTTATGGGATTATGCTTCTGGAGCTTGTAACAGGTCAAAGGGCAATTGACTTTTCACGtttggaagaagaagatgatgtcCTATTGCTTGACCAT GTCAAGAAgctagagagagagaaaaggtTGGATGCTATTGTAGATCGCAACCTTAATAAGAATTACAACATCCAAGAGGTGGAGACAATGATTCAAGTTGCACTGCTCTGCACACAAGCATCACCAGAGGACCGTCCAGCAATGTCAGAGGTGGTGCGGATGTTGGAAGGAGAGGGTCTAGCTGAGAGGTGGGAAGAGTGGCAGCATGTGGAAGTTACTCGTAGGCAAGAGTACGAGAGGCTGCAGAGAAGGTTTGACTGGGGGGAAGATTCTGTATACAACCAGGAAGCAATTGAATTATCTGGTGGAAGATGA
- the LOC102608832 gene encoding probable LRR receptor-like serine/threonine-protein kinase At5g10290 isoform X2, producing MNFSGTLSPRIGVLRTLSTLTLKGNGITGEIPEELGNLSSLTSLDLENNRLVGKIPPSLGNLKKLQFLTLSQNNFSGTIPDSLTTLSSLISIQLDSNNLSGQIPVHLFQIPKYNFTGNNLNCGKTLPHSCESSSNDSGSSKKPKIGIIVGIVGGLIVLISGGLLFFLCKGRHKGYKREVFVDVAGEVDRRIAFGQLKRYSWRELQLATDNFSEKNVLGQGGFGKVYRGVLADGTKVAVKRLTDFESPGGDAAFQREVEMISVAVHRNLLRLIGFCTTPTERLLVYPFMQNLSVAYRLREIKPGEPVLDWVTRKRVALGAARGLEYLHEHCNPKIIHRDVKAANVLLDEDFEAVVGDFGLAKLVDVRKTNVTTQVRGTMGHIAPEYLSTGKSSERTDVFGYGIMLLELVTGQRAIDFSRLEEEDDVLLLDHVKKLEREKRLDAIVDRNLNKNYNIQEVETMIQVALLCTQASPEDRPAMSEVVRMLEGEGLAERWEEWQHVEVTRRQEYERLQRRFDWGEDSVYNQEAIELSGGR from the exons ATGAACTTTTCTGGAACCTTGTCCCCAAGAATAGGAGTTCTGAGGACTCTTTCAACACT CACATTAAAAGGAAATGGCATAACTGGTGAAATACCTGAAGAGCTTGGTAATCTTTCAAGCTTGACAAGCTTGGACTTGGAAAATAATCGCTTAGTTGGAAAAATACCACCTTCCCTTGGCAATCTTAAAAAGCTTCAGTTCTT GACTTTGAGTCAAAACAATTTTAGTGGGACCATCCCTGATTCACTCACAACTCTTTCAAGCTTGATCAGTAT TCAGCTGGATTCGAATAATCTCAGTGGTCAAATTCCAGTGCATTTGTTCCAAATTCCAAAATACAA TTTCACGGGAAACAACTTGAACTGTGGTAAAACTCTTCCACATTCTTGTGAATCTAGTAGCAATGATTCAG GGAGTTCAAAGAAGCCAAAGATTGGAATTATAGTTGGAATTGTTGGAGGACTTATAGTTCTTATTTCTGGAGGCTTACTATTTTTTCTGTGTAAGGGTAGACATAAAGGCTACAAGCGTGAAGTATTTGTAGATGTTGCAG GTGAAGTTGACCGAAGAATTGCATTTGGTCAACTGAAAAGATATTCATGGAGGGAATTACAGTTGGCTACAGACAATTTCAGCGAAAAAAATGTCCTTGGACAGGGAGGTTTTGGAAAAGTTTATAGAGGAGTCCTTGCTGATGGCACAAAAGTTGCTGTGAAGCGATTAACTGATTTTGAGAGTCCTGGGGGAGATGCTGCTTTCCAGCGTGAAGTTGAAATGATAAGTGTAGCTGTCCACAGAAATCTATTACGACTGATTGGATTTTGCACAACACCTACTGAACGTCTCTTGGTGTATCCATTTATGCAGAACTTGAGTGTAGCCTATCGCTTACGAG AAATTAAACCTGGAGAGCCTGTTTTGGACTGGGTTACAAGAAAACGAGTGGCATTAGGTGCAGCACGTGGCCTGGAATATCTTCATGAGCATTGCAATCCTAAGATCATACATCGGGATGTGAAGGCTGCAAATGTATTACTGGATGAAGATTTTGAAGCAGTTGTTGGTGACTTTGGATTGGCAAAATTGGTGGACGTGAGAAAGACTAATGTGACAACTCAAGTTCGTGGGACAATGGGCCACATAGCTCCTGAGTACTTGTCCACTGGGAAATCATCAGAAAGGACAGATGTTTTTGGTTATGGGATTATGCTTCTGGAGCTTGTAACAGGTCAAAGGGCAATTGACTTTTCACGtttggaagaagaagatgatgtcCTATTGCTTGACCAT GTCAAGAAgctagagagagagaaaaggtTGGATGCTATTGTAGATCGCAACCTTAATAAGAATTACAACATCCAAGAGGTGGAGACAATGATTCAAGTTGCACTGCTCTGCACACAAGCATCACCAGAGGACCGTCCAGCAATGTCAGAGGTGGTGCGGATGTTGGAAGGAGAGGGTCTAGCTGAGAGGTGGGAAGAGTGGCAGCATGTGGAAGTTACTCGTAGGCAAGAGTACGAGAGGCTGCAGAGAAGGTTTGACTGGGGGGAAGATTCTGTATACAACCAGGAAGCAATTGAATTATCTGGTGGAAGATGA